GGAGTCAAAACCTTTCTCCTGCAAGGAGGAGAGGGCTTATCATTGGGTAAAAAAGACCACTACTAATGCTTTTTCGCTAAACTTTTGCTTCCAAGGACTTAAGTAACTCAGTATTCACTCCTGATTCACGGGTTAAGGCGATTTTGCCAGTGCGGGCAATTTCCCTCAAACCAAATTTTTGCAACACCTGCACGATCGCCACCATTTTACCTGGATCTCCCACAACTTCCAAAGTCAGAGAATCTTCCGCCACATCTACAACTCGCGCCCGAAAAATCTGTGATAGTTCAATCACTTCTGAGCGATTACTACTAGTAGCATTCACCTTGAGTAGCATCAATTCTCGCTCTACGCAAGGAGTTTCAGTAATGTCCTGTACCTTCAGGACATTGACTAACTTATATAATTGTTTGGTGAGTTGCTCAATCACGCGATCGTCACCGGGTACAACCATCGTAATTCGAGAGACTCCTCCTTGCTCAGCTGGGCCTACAGCAAGGCTTTCAATATTAAAACCGCGACGGGCAAATAAACCAGAAATGCGGGAAAGAACGCCCGCCTCATCTTCTACTAGAACCGAAAGGGTATGTTTCATCTTTGCCAACAGAGGCCAGAGCAGAACTTGAACAACGCAGACACTAACTAACGGCTGCACTAAATTTTAAGTATGACTTTCTATTTTAAACTTAATGGCTGCAATCCTTGCATTTATCTAGCAGAATTTGTGCAGAAATCATTCCGTAAGCAGTATCTACCCAAATGCATATCTTTTCATTGGCAGATGCTACTTTTTTCTAAAGCTTTTATAGTTTACTTGTGATAAATCTTTAACAGGAGAGAAGCATTTATGGGTTGGTTAAAAAGACTATTTGGAATGGAAAAACCTCAAAATGCAGAAGTAAATCCGACTCCGCAAGCAGTACCACAAGCTGTTACTACTGCTCCTACCGCCACTCAATCAATACCTCCAGAACGTCTGGGATTGAACGGAGAATATGACCAAAGTGGCTTGGCAAAGCGGGTAGCATTGGCATTTGACCAAGATCCCCAACTTGACGATGTTAATACACTCTGGGTTGCTCAGACAGGCTCTACTGTAGTATTGAAAGGCAAAGTTCCCAGTCAGGACATTCTTAATAAGATGGTTTCTGTAGCAAGTTCAGTGAATGGCGCTACAAATGTTGATACAACCCAAGCGACTATTGGTTAAGTACTAAGCAATTCAAGATTTCAATGATGGAACTCGATCGCCAGTGTACTTCCGGCGATTGACTGGATGCAAACTTTCATTGGCGATCGCCTTTGGCGCTGCCCCTTGAGCGATCGCCAATCCATCTCTCAATCCAATCTAAAATAGCTTGGTTGACTTGTTCTGGGCATTCATCATGGGGACAATGCCCCACATCCTCTAGATTAAGAAGTTCTAATTTCTCGTTGTACTGGGCAAATTGGCTAGCCAGTGCTGAGGGAACAAAGCGGTCTTTCTGCCCCCAAATTAGCAGCATCGGAATTGTTAAGGTTGGTAAAACTGTCTTGACACTAGGACTAAAATTAATTCCGATCGCAGCTTTGAACAAAGCACTAAAAGCCCTAGCAGAACCCCGGTCTTGAGGAGGGCCAGCTAAAATTTCTATGAGTTCATCAGTAATTGCTTCTGGGTTAGCGTAAGCAAGACTAGCCCAGCGACGCAGCACCCCTGGACGACGCACAAAGTTAAAAACAGGTTTAAGGATAAACGGAGAAGCGACAATATTTTTAATTGTTCTGACGACTGGCCGCAGAAGGGGGGGAATTGCTTCTTGCTCTAGTGAAGGATCAGGCAAACTCATCATCACCATACCTTGCACCATGTCAGGATGAGCAGCAGCGGCGGCCATAGAAATCAATGAACCATTGGAATTACCCACTAATACCACTGGTTGCCGGATAAACGTTTTCCAAAAGTCGTAAACTTGCTCTACCCAGAGTTCAATACTGTAGTTAACTGGGGCTTTTTCAGAAGCGCCAAAACCCAGCATATCTAGAGCATAGACTGTGTGGTAATTACCCAACACTTCTAAATTATGTCGCCAATGACCAATAGAAGCCCCAAAGCCATGTAGCAAAATCAGAGGTGTTGCCTTGTGGTGATTTTGGCTTGGGCGGATATAAGTGTAGCGCGTTTGCCAGCCTCGCCAAACCCAATCTCTTTGATTACCAACCCGTTCCTGCCAGTGTACCGCAGTGATCACGCTTCCCTCCGATTCATCAGCATTAAAACACTATTAATTCCAATATAAGTTTTTTGCTTTTGGTTAATCATTATAGCTTCGTCTGAAGACTCAAGAATAAAGTGGCGATCGCACCAGCAGAATGGATAAAGCCGAGCTAATAGAAGAATTACTGTCTGAGCTTCATGAGATAAAACTCAAGTTGGGGCAGCGAATGACTATTGTTAGCCACCATCCCCCGATACATTTAACTCTCCATAGACATTAATGTTAAACGTAAATTGAATATGGATATAGTTGCTTTTATATCCTGTAGGCAAAGGTGCAAAGGGTGCAGCCCTTTGTATTGCATTGAGCGCCCCTTTATCTGTCACACTAAATCCAGAAGTTTGTGCAATTTGGAGATTGCTCACTTGACCTGAACGGTTAACAGTAAAATCAAGCACCGTGCGCCGAGAAGACTGACTGATACCAGGTAGCCACTG
This region of Nostoc sp. UHCC 0302 genomic DNA includes:
- the ilvN gene encoding acetolactate synthase small subunit, with product MKHTLSVLVEDEAGVLSRISGLFARRGFNIESLAVGPAEQGGVSRITMVVPGDDRVIEQLTKQLYKLVNVLKVQDITETPCVERELMLLKVNATSSNRSEVIELSQIFRARVVDVAEDSLTLEVVGDPGKMVAIVQVLQKFGLREIARTGKIALTRESGVNTELLKSLEAKV
- a CDS encoding phospholipid-binding protein, whose amino-acid sequence is MGWLKRLFGMEKPQNAEVNPTPQAVPQAVTTAPTATQSIPPERLGLNGEYDQSGLAKRVALAFDQDPQLDDVNTLWVAQTGSTVVLKGKVPSQDILNKMVSVASSVNGATNVDTTQATIG
- a CDS encoding alpha/beta fold hydrolase translates to MITAVHWQERVGNQRDWVWRGWQTRYTYIRPSQNHHKATPLILLHGFGASIGHWRHNLEVLGNYHTVYALDMLGFGASEKAPVNYSIELWVEQVYDFWKTFIRQPVVLVGNSNGSLISMAAAAAHPDMVQGMVMMSLPDPSLEQEAIPPLLRPVVRTIKNIVASPFILKPVFNFVRRPGVLRRWASLAYANPEAITDELIEILAGPPQDRGSARAFSALFKAAIGINFSPSVKTVLPTLTIPMLLIWGQKDRFVPSALASQFAQYNEKLELLNLEDVGHCPHDECPEQVNQAILDWIERWIGDRSRGSAKGDRQ